One genomic segment of Candidatus Thermoplasmatota archaeon includes these proteins:
- a CDS encoding transposase family protein: MLTYEKLSRKPGMFHTFTGLTPKEFDKIYTQLEQRYTQYEQKRLTRRKRKRAIGAGRPYKLPLKERALMLLMYYRLYITYSLLEYLFDLDQSNVYRDIALIEPVLKTCIPIPEKMTKRTRRIGTLEELLELYPEMKAFLDATEQE; this comes from the coding sequence ATGCTGACCTATGAAAAATTATCAAGAAAGCCCGGGATGTTCCACACATTCACCGGGCTAACACCTAAGGAATTTGACAAAATATACACGCAACTGGAACAGCGATATACTCAGTATGAACAGAAACGATTAACCCGAAGAAAGAGAAAACGAGCAATCGGTGCAGGAAGACCCTATAAACTCCCACTCAAGGAACGAGCCCTGATGCTGTTGATGTACTATCGACTGTACATTACCTACAGTCTCCTTGAATATCTCTTTGATCTGGACCAAAGCAATGTCTACCGAGACATTGCTCTCATTGAACCAGTGCTTAAAACCTGCATTCCGATACCAGAAAAGATGACAAAAAGAACACGAAGAATAGGAACACTAGAAGAGCTGCTTGAGTTATATCCTGAAATGAAAGCATTTCTTGATGCAACAGAACAGGAGAT
- a CDS encoding substrate-binding domain-containing protein, which translates to MNKKQQIMKRVVRNAQAVSPIIATLMLVLVAVGAAGAFYVWQSGWQKDVQSKTGGAGELQASLIIGGSTTVYEFGAVAAQYFQGANPNYKVNVQKGGSGAGIAAVGTGAIDIGMSSKPLSASDKTKYPDLNNDGQKDIGKELVETVVAYDAVVIIVPSTRTELVSIHENVIGAIYYKNGGATTTSIPQKYSDVITKLDGIVTGQSADGKIQWNEVPISIAKYNEVIVSGYTYQAADFCTGNTVVKIYDRSDVSGTEDTFSKHFLDTGKETLEEAGITANHVESNQVMVTTIAADGNSIGFAAYGVAKAASGIRMPIMRLSADSIDVDPTSSNFVTQAKNLQTECAKKLYFITVGQPQNDIKVFIDFCLAPEMNSQICKAGGYISKY; encoded by the coding sequence ATGAATAAAAAACAACAAATCATGAAAAGGGTAGTGCGAAACGCCCAGGCGGTCTCGCCGATCATAGCCACCTTGATGCTCGTACTCGTTGCAGTAGGGGCAGCTGGTGCGTTCTATGTCTGGCAGAGCGGCTGGCAGAAAGATGTGCAATCAAAAACCGGTGGTGCCGGCGAGTTACAGGCATCATTAATCATTGGTGGTAGTACAACCGTGTATGAGTTCGGAGCAGTCGCTGCTCAGTACTTCCAAGGCGCCAATCCAAACTATAAGGTAAATGTTCAGAAAGGTGGTTCTGGTGCTGGTATCGCAGCGGTCGGGACCGGTGCAATTGATATTGGTATGTCCTCAAAACCATTATCAGCCAGTGATAAGACCAAATACCCTGATCTGAACAATGATGGTCAAAAAGATATCGGAAAAGAACTCGTAGAGACAGTTGTAGCATATGATGCGGTTGTTATCATTGTTCCATCTACCAGAACTGAACTCGTCAGCATCCACGAAAATGTTATCGGTGCGATCTATTATAAGAATGGAGGAGCAACGACAACGTCAATACCACAGAAATATTCAGATGTAATAACCAAGTTAGATGGTATAGTAACTGGTCAATCTGCTGATGGGAAAATTCAGTGGAATGAAGTACCGATAAGTATTGCCAAATACAATGAAGTCATTGTTTCTGGTTACACTTACCAAGCAGCTGATTTCTGCACAGGTAATACTGTAGTAAAGATATATGATCGATCTGATGTATCAGGGACCGAAGACACCTTCTCAAAACACTTCCTTGACACCGGCAAAGAGACTCTTGAAGAAGCTGGAATCACTGCAAACCATGTTGAAAGCAACCAGGTTATGGTTACCACAATCGCAGCTGATGGAAACAGCATTGGATTCGCTGCATATGGTGTAGCAAAAGCAGCCAGCGGTATCCGCATGCCAATAATGCGCCTCAGCGCAGATTCTATCGATGTTGACCCAACCTCATCCAACTTTGTCACCCAAGCAAAGAACTTACAGACAGAATGCGCCAAGAAACTCTACTTCATCACCGTCGGCCAACCACAGAACGACATCAAAGTCTTCATCGACTTCTGCCTTGCACCTGAGATGAACTCACAGATCTGCAAAGCAGGCGGATACATCAGCAAATACTAG
- a CDS encoding type II/IV secretion system ATPase subunit, translating into MPIPRFENISKMFKKQDETELQVTKLLDTKYRELLKKKAESLEKHFLPKSEISEKLIQQEEISFMRREFERNKSNVNVTYPINPPFAFVNILFDQKQGEFNYLLKEPKLKDDELQKLDLIKQKIETTMDEENLPVDEEGMFTISKELKSYLEKRFLDIIDLYDITIDERRRPIMLYYLQKELIGLGRSDAIIKDPFVEDIGCNGPKTPLYLYHRVFGSMKTNVVYPSELELNKFILKLAQISGKHISVYQPILDAVLADGSRINLTLGSEVTRKGSTFTIRKFSYDPISPIDLLRFGSISTLQLAYFWHLIEHKKSLLMSGGTASGKTTLLNALCMFIRPEDKIVSIEDTPEIHIDHQNWIQSVARKGYGKMLGVSGISGISGISGVSSSGGGPGTIDMFDLLVAALRQRPEYIIVGEIRGREAFTLFQAIAVGHSSMSTVHAGGIEELLHRVENEPMNIPRVLFQSLDAVAFQGQVFVNGKRVRRVKSIVEILEIDPDTNNLLTHDAFQWNPKGDFFHYSGRSFILERIAKETGKDIQDVMNELKRKEHYLQLMNKHSLTYYKDVSKAINMYYVDPTKATLELEATLR; encoded by the coding sequence ATGCCTATACCACGATTTGAAAATATCTCAAAAATGTTCAAAAAACAGGATGAGACTGAACTTCAAGTCACCAAACTCTTAGACACCAAATACCGAGAATTACTGAAAAAGAAAGCAGAAAGCCTTGAAAAACACTTTCTGCCGAAAAGCGAAATCTCAGAAAAACTCATCCAACAAGAAGAAATCAGCTTCATGCGACGAGAATTCGAACGCAACAAAAGCAACGTCAACGTCACCTATCCAATCAACCCACCGTTTGCCTTCGTCAACATACTTTTTGATCAAAAACAAGGTGAATTCAACTATCTGCTCAAAGAACCAAAACTTAAAGACGATGAACTGCAAAAACTTGATCTCATCAAACAGAAAATCGAAACAACCATGGATGAAGAAAACCTTCCTGTTGATGAAGAAGGCATGTTTACCATTTCCAAAGAACTCAAAAGCTACCTTGAAAAACGATTCCTTGATATTATAGATCTGTATGATATTACCATTGATGAACGACGACGACCGATCATGTTGTACTATCTTCAAAAAGAACTCATCGGACTTGGTCGAAGTGATGCGATCATCAAAGACCCATTTGTCGAGGATATCGGCTGCAACGGACCAAAAACACCTTTGTACCTGTATCATCGTGTCTTTGGATCAATGAAAACCAATGTGGTCTACCCAAGCGAACTTGAACTCAACAAATTCATCCTCAAACTAGCTCAAATCTCAGGAAAACACATCAGTGTCTACCAACCAATCCTTGATGCAGTGCTTGCTGACGGTAGTCGAATCAACCTTACCCTCGGCTCAGAAGTCACCAGGAAAGGATCAACCTTTACCATCAGAAAATTCAGCTATGACCCGATATCACCTATCGATCTGCTCAGATTTGGGTCAATATCAACACTTCAACTCGCGTATTTCTGGCATCTCATCGAACATAAAAAATCACTTCTGATGAGCGGAGGAACCGCCAGTGGAAAAACAACCCTTCTCAACGCCTTATGTATGTTCATTAGACCAGAAGACAAAATCGTCAGCATCGAAGACACCCCGGAAATCCACATCGACCATCAAAACTGGATCCAATCAGTCGCCAGAAAAGGATACGGAAAAATGCTTGGAGTTTCTGGCATCTCTGGGATCTCCGGTATCTCAGGAGTATCATCATCTGGTGGTGGACCTGGAACCATCGACATGTTTGATCTTCTCGTCGCAGCACTCCGCCAACGACCTGAGTACATCATCGTTGGTGAAATCAGAGGACGAGAAGCATTTACGCTGTTCCAAGCAATTGCTGTTGGACATTCATCCATGAGCACGGTTCATGCTGGAGGTATTGAAGAACTCCTCCACCGTGTTGAAAACGAACCAATGAACATCCCTCGGGTACTGTTTCAAAGCCTTGATGCAGTTGCCTTCCAAGGTCAAGTTTTTGTCAACGGAAAACGCGTCCGACGGGTTAAAAGTATCGTTGAAATCCTTGAAATCGACCCAGATACCAACAACCTCCTCACCCATGATGCATTCCAATGGAACCCAAAAGGAGATTTTTTCCATTACAGTGGCCGTAGTTTCATCCTTGAACGAATCGCAAAAGAAACCGGCAAAGACATCCAAGACGTCATGAATGAGCTCAAACGAAAAGAACACTACCTTCAACTCATGAATAAACATAGTCTCACCTACTATAAAGATGTGAGCAAAGCAATCAACATGTACTATGTTGACCCTACAAAAGCAACCCTTGAATTAGAAGCAACCCTACGGTAA
- the pstC gene encoding phosphate ABC transporter permease subunit PstC, with product MLWELQLFLIILLMLLFQFKSTFQLTKEPQPITVAFFLVILLIIEAIFLLYFFLGERVIKKILLFFSISTTILVMLIIAFVANEGMHTFSHTNPVDFITGTEWKPYYQEDLFNTITLVTEVQPYHLTVSTNETDLYIQPYTTKHVHIYAKNSGGSTDHYQVHIPDIPTMSIKVQPVYFLLNTSESQQITLSITSTIETTVSCPVTITSLATAQNITFMLNITCTQHGVDITPDNILHHGHSQDADTIRPQLTIKNTGTTQDTYLITIQSPDIFTPSIEAEGIEWNYTTSSCQLTLQSNETITAILTPRLSYTGKEIEGAYILITTITSQLHPEIKDTNIFTFIYHDAPNIFDIDTPIKYISKNNSITYRLNIKTLSDETLQLQIQGINPRFSTRFHNQNTTLLTGEGTVEIETNTSEQINLFLTVTATDTAVTGDRQNLTITLLRSGTQPVFGILPFIVGTLATSFLAIFFAVPLALACAIYLSVYCRKRIAQFLRSLFELLAGIPSVIYGLWGFLVLGPILGNHIFPFFGQESLFGESILTASIILSIMILPIILTLSQDSIQAVKNELKEGSYALGATRWQTIRRIILPGAKSGIIASIILALGRAIGETMAVLMIMGPVTKMPHSILEPSGTMSSVIASTLGWGFNSDVIRHALFTVALILFIMIFLLNIIIYIIQKEKNQKSRKMRCLQEIKQKIIQLYETRKKEKTTASQKKNQFTIIEYINTPLQKEKNKKPSLFSKTITTSSKKALQQEKIIIIVLVGAVIFVASFFFFIIGDVIVKGGASLRFEYLIQREIHQPLGSGGFANAFIGSLLLVGIAIGFATPLALGAAIYTQEYVSSKNKLTKIVLFASDTLASTPSIVYGAFGFIFFVLYLRFGFSLLAGGLTLGIMIIPLMLRSSIEALKSIPNDYREGSYALGATKWQTIQHIILPPASPMISSGIIISIGRAIGETAAVMFTAGYTAHIVTSFLAPAASMPNLIYNYFQLGTKYPALAEKVYAAAFLLILLVLLLNSIAKIIAYRASRMMKH from the coding sequence ATGCTCTGGGAACTCCAACTCTTCCTTATAATACTGCTCATGCTTTTGTTCCAATTTAAAAGCACGTTTCAACTCACTAAAGAACCTCAACCCATCACTGTAGCATTTTTCCTCGTCATCCTTCTCATCATTGAAGCCATATTTCTGTTATACTTCTTCCTCGGTGAACGAGTAATCAAAAAAATCCTGTTATTTTTTTCGATTTCAACCACAATCCTCGTTATGCTCATCATCGCTTTTGTTGCAAATGAAGGAATGCACACATTCTCCCATACCAACCCTGTTGACTTCATCACCGGAACAGAATGGAAACCATACTACCAGGAAGACCTTTTCAACACAATCACTCTCGTCACCGAAGTCCAACCATACCACCTCACAGTATCCACCAACGAAACAGACCTCTACATCCAACCATATACCACAAAACATGTTCACATATATGCAAAAAACAGCGGTGGATCCACAGACCACTACCAGGTACACATTCCAGATATACCAACAATGAGCATCAAGGTACAACCAGTATATTTCCTTCTAAACACATCAGAATCACAACAAATAACCCTTTCAATAACATCTACCATAGAAACAACAGTCAGTTGCCCAGTCACTATTACCTCATTAGCAACAGCGCAAAACATCACGTTCATGTTAAACATCACCTGCACACAACATGGGGTCGACATAACACCAGATAATATCCTACATCATGGGCACAGCCAAGATGCAGATACTATACGTCCACAACTCACCATAAAAAATACAGGGACAACACAAGACACCTACCTAATCACTATACAATCACCAGATATTTTTACTCCCTCAATAGAAGCAGAAGGTATTGAATGGAACTATACTACCTCATCATGTCAACTAACCCTTCAATCAAATGAAACCATCACAGCCATACTCACACCACGACTTTCATATACTGGAAAAGAAATAGAGGGAGCATACATACTCATAACCACGATAACCTCCCAACTTCATCCAGAGATAAAAGATACAAACATCTTCACATTTATTTACCATGACGCCCCAAATATTTTCGATATAGACACACCAATAAAATATATATCCAAAAACAACAGTATAACATATAGATTAAACATAAAAACACTTTCAGATGAAACTTTACAACTCCAGATACAAGGCATCAATCCACGTTTTTCCACAAGATTTCATAATCAAAACACAACACTACTCACTGGGGAAGGAACTGTAGAGATAGAAACAAATACAAGCGAACAAATCAATCTTTTCTTAACAGTAACAGCGACAGATACTGCAGTAACCGGTGATCGCCAAAACCTCACTATAACTCTACTTCGATCTGGGACACAACCCGTATTTGGGATACTACCATTTATTGTTGGAACACTTGCAACAAGTTTTCTTGCCATCTTCTTTGCAGTCCCATTAGCACTTGCCTGCGCCATCTACCTTTCAGTATACTGCCGTAAAAGAATAGCGCAATTCCTTAGATCACTCTTTGAACTCCTCGCAGGCATACCTTCAGTGATCTATGGTCTGTGGGGGTTTTTAGTTCTAGGACCTATCTTAGGAAATCATATATTTCCCTTCTTCGGTCAGGAATCGCTCTTCGGAGAATCTATCCTCACCGCATCGATCATTCTGAGCATCATGATCCTACCAATAATTCTTACGCTATCTCAAGATTCCATTCAAGCAGTCAAAAATGAATTAAAAGAAGGATCATACGCACTAGGAGCAACACGATGGCAAACCATAAGACGCATCATTCTCCCTGGAGCAAAATCAGGTATCATTGCTTCCATTATTCTTGCACTAGGAAGAGCGATAGGAGAAACTATGGCGGTACTCATGATTATGGGACCCGTGACAAAAATGCCACATTCAATCTTAGAACCATCAGGAACCATGTCATCAGTCATCGCAAGCACCCTTGGATGGGGATTCAACTCTGATGTAATACGACATGCCCTATTCACCGTTGCCCTTATCCTATTTATCATGATTTTTTTACTCAACATCATCATCTACATCATACAAAAAGAAAAGAACCAAAAATCAAGAAAAATGCGATGCCTTCAAGAAATAAAACAAAAAATTATTCAACTCTACGAGACAAGGAAAAAAGAAAAAACTACCGCATCACAAAAAAAGAACCAATTTACCATTATCGAATATATTAATACGCCTTTACAAAAGGAAAAAAATAAGAAACCATCACTTTTTTCAAAAACAATTACGACCTCAAGTAAGAAAGCACTACAACAAGAAAAAATCATAATAATAGTACTTGTAGGTGCGGTTATATTCGTCGCATCATTCTTTTTTTTCATCATAGGTGACGTCATAGTAAAAGGTGGTGCATCGTTACGCTTTGAGTACCTTATCCAAAGAGAAATCCACCAACCCTTGGGTTCAGGTGGTTTTGCAAACGCATTTATAGGGTCTCTTCTTCTCGTAGGAATCGCGATTGGATTTGCAACACCACTAGCACTCGGGGCAGCAATCTACACACAAGAGTACGTTAGTTCAAAAAACAAACTCACAAAAATAGTTCTCTTTGCATCAGACACCCTCGCAAGTACACCATCAATTGTCTACGGCGCATTCGGCTTTATCTTTTTTGTCTTATATCTGCGATTCGGATTCTCTTTACTTGCTGGTGGTCTAACACTAGGGATAATGATCATTCCACTCATGCTGAGAAGTAGTATTGAAGCACTGAAAAGTATACCAAATGACTATCGTGAAGGATCCTACGCTCTCGGTGCAACGAAATGGCAAACTATCCAGCATATTATACTACCGCCAGCCTCCCCGATGATTTCTAGCGGCATTATCATCTCTATTGGCCGAGCGATCGGTGAAACTGCTGCGGTCATGTTCACCGCTGGTTACACGGCGCATATTGTCACCTCGTTTCTCGCTCCTGCGGCATCCATGCCAAATCTCATTTACAATTACTTCCAGCTTGGAACAAAATACCCTGCTCTTGCTGAAAAAGTCTATGCAGCAGCATTCCTCCTTATCCTTCTTGTCCTTTTATTAAATTCAATCGCAAAAATAATCGCATATAGAGCATCCCGAATGATGAAACATTAA
- the pstB gene encoding phosphate ABC transporter ATP-binding protein PstB, with protein sequence MAASKKPKITIDDLNLWYGDKQALINVSLQIPEHKITALIGPSGCGKSTLIRCLNRMNDIIDDCKITGKVIFDGQNIYDKNTNVVEIRRKIGMVFQKPNLFPKSVYDNIAYGPRMQGVTDKKILNHLVEYTLKKAALWDEVKDRLHESAMGLSGGQQQRLCIARALAIEPEVILMDEPCSALDPIATAKIEDLMNDLKKEYTVVIVTHNMQQAARISDYAAYMYLGKMIEFDQTKNIFEKPKEELTQKYVTGRFG encoded by the coding sequence ATGGCTGCAAGTAAAAAACCAAAGATAACCATTGACGACTTGAATCTCTGGTATGGCGACAAGCAAGCACTTATCAACGTCTCACTTCAAATCCCAGAACACAAAATCACCGCACTTATCGGTCCCTCAGGATGCGGCAAATCAACTCTGATCCGATGTCTCAACCGTATGAACGACATCATCGACGACTGCAAAATCACCGGAAAAGTAATTTTTGACGGACAAAACATCTACGATAAAAATACAAACGTTGTTGAGATACGACGCAAAATTGGCATGGTGTTCCAAAAACCAAACCTCTTCCCAAAAAGTGTTTATGATAACATCGCCTATGGTCCACGAATGCAGGGAGTAACCGATAAAAAAATACTCAACCATCTCGTTGAATATACCTTAAAGAAAGCAGCACTCTGGGATGAAGTCAAAGATCGACTCCATGAATCAGCCATGGGACTCTCAGGAGGACAACAGCAACGACTCTGCATCGCACGAGCACTTGCCATAGAACCAGAAGTTATTCTCATGGATGAACCCTGCAGCGCACTTGATCCGATCGCAACAGCTAAAATCGAAGACCTCATGAACGATCTCAAAAAGGAGTACACTGTCGTCATCGTTACCCATAACATGCAACAAGCAGCACGTATCAGTGACTACGCCGCATATATGTATCTCGGAAAAATGATCGAATTTGATCAGACAAAAAATATTTTTGAAAAACCCAAAGAAGAACTCACTCAAAAATACGTCACCGGACGATTCGGATAA
- a CDS encoding type II secretion system F family protein encodes MRQKTKPSNLKKKQYIKMFTEKYKAFCFRILGKYIKPTEKPGSIHDKLRMANMKYTPAVFYATIIITALITLGCSLLVYSLLFVIILGNETWWYYTLGLTGLTTGLTILMFFFVMNSKISSRKSQINHELPYVLSELSILASTGLTPIKIMRHMAQRSGDPAMTSEFRKIISKIDVEGKDIITALSETAKETPSPLFRETLWDLCNMMHQGGDLDAYLRSKADITLQIKRDIQKEFIEKLATYSEMYSSLVLIGVLFLGIAAFLLDVMQSSIGPLTADSLLLLLSYGLIPVALIIINSIIAMAYSKTG; translated from the coding sequence ATGCGCCAAAAAACCAAACCATCAAACCTCAAAAAAAAACAGTATATCAAAATGTTTACAGAGAAGTACAAAGCATTCTGTTTTCGTATCCTTGGAAAATATATCAAACCGACTGAAAAGCCGGGTTCAATCCACGATAAACTCCGGATGGCAAACATGAAATACACACCCGCGGTATTTTATGCAACCATCATTATCACCGCACTCATCACCCTGGGATGCTCACTGCTCGTCTACAGTCTTCTTTTCGTCATCATTCTCGGAAATGAAACCTGGTGGTACTACACCCTTGGGTTAACCGGGTTAACAACCGGGTTAACCATCTTGATGTTTTTTTTCGTCATGAACTCAAAAATATCCTCACGGAAATCACAAATCAACCATGAACTTCCCTATGTCCTCAGTGAACTATCAATTCTTGCAAGCACGGGATTAACTCCGATTAAAATCATGCGGCATATGGCACAACGAAGTGGCGACCCAGCTATGACCTCAGAATTCCGAAAGATCATCTCAAAAATCGACGTCGAAGGAAAAGACATCATCACCGCACTCAGTGAAACCGCAAAAGAAACACCATCTCCTCTCTTCCGAGAAACACTCTGGGATCTCTGCAATATGATGCACCAAGGTGGAGACTTAGATGCATACCTGCGATCCAAAGCAGACATCACCTTGCAGATTAAACGAGACATTCAAAAAGAATTCATCGAAAAACTGGCAACCTACTCAGAAATGTATTCAAGTCTTGTCCTCATTGGCGTCTTATTCCTCGGCATTGCTGCATTCCTCCTCGACGTTATGCAGTCATCCATCGGACCATTAACCGCTGACTCGCTCCTGCTACTGCTCTCCTATGGATTAATCCCAGTTGCCCTCATCATCATAAACTCAATTATAGCTATGGCCTACTCAAAAACCGGGTAA
- a CDS encoding type II secretion system F family protein, with translation MHTTKTLIIILLLFFFIITFSSAQDDTEPPTILMITPLDTETITNQTPLIKVEYADTSGVALDRIKLYVNLIDVTDWEETIITSNFISYQVPQILKLNNGNHTVTIELQDIYNNRITKTWTFTVDTTQQTTSEEGFDLFTIITYIIYGMLLTFIIFIITILYLKKTRRFTFKKFFIKHPIQKEVVTLYIPLLIGFFIIVFGLAYTSRNLTEAPFMPEYLFTIGLFVALLPYTIAAIIERRTISRYEQAFAQFLFEIAEAMRGGLDPTKAVIELSKTSKGILKDHLQKAAENIKLGRPFDEVMTVMVRPIKSELVKRYATLIGDASKIGGETSLVIYRTAKDMDDFIKISLERRRQLIAQITTIYIAFAVLLIILYQLIIMFPSMGSMNISLLGVTSLESTETSSAISRMTIETMKRRFLHLMIINSLGTGTLMGMLVDGKIKYGLIHSLILTAVSIVFFAVLIL, from the coding sequence ATGCACACAACAAAAACACTCATCATTATTCTTCTGCTGTTCTTTTTCATCATAACCTTCAGTTCAGCACAAGACGACACCGAGCCACCAACTATTCTTATGATTACACCATTGGATACTGAAACCATTACCAATCAAACACCGCTCATCAAAGTAGAATATGCTGATACCTCAGGGGTCGCACTTGATCGCATCAAACTCTACGTCAACCTCATTGACGTCACCGACTGGGAAGAAACTATAATCACATCCAATTTTATCTCATACCAAGTACCTCAAATTTTAAAACTCAACAACGGCAACCACACTGTCACCATAGAACTTCAAGATATTTACAACAACCGAATCACCAAAACCTGGACGTTCACTGTTGATACCACCCAACAAACAACGAGCGAAGAAGGATTTGATCTCTTTACCATCATTACCTACATCATCTATGGAATGCTCCTCACATTCATCATCTTTATCATAACGATACTGTATTTAAAGAAAACACGACGATTCACATTTAAAAAATTCTTCATCAAACATCCAATTCAAAAAGAGGTCGTCACTCTTTACATACCTCTCCTCATAGGTTTTTTCATCATTGTATTCGGCCTTGCATATACCTCACGAAACCTCACTGAAGCACCATTCATGCCTGAATACCTTTTCACCATCGGTCTTTTCGTCGCACTCCTCCCTTATACCATCGCAGCAATCATCGAACGCCGAACCATCAGCAGATATGAACAAGCTTTTGCACAGTTTCTCTTTGAAATTGCTGAAGCGATGCGTGGAGGACTTGATCCAACCAAAGCAGTCATTGAACTATCAAAAACAAGTAAAGGAATTCTCAAAGATCATCTTCAGAAAGCAGCTGAAAATATTAAACTTGGCAGACCGTTTGATGAAGTTATGACCGTTATGGTTCGACCAATCAAAAGCGAACTTGTCAAACGATATGCAACACTCATCGGCGATGCGTCAAAAATCGGCGGAGAAACATCCCTGGTGATCTACCGAACTGCAAAAGATATGGACGATTTCATCAAAATTAGTCTTGAACGCAGACGACAACTCATCGCACAAATCACCACGATATACATAGCGTTTGCAGTACTTTTAATTATCTTATATCAACTTATTATTATGTTTCCCTCGATGGGTTCAATGAACATCTCACTGCTCGGAGTCACCTCGCTTGAATCCACCGAAACCTCATCAGCGATCAGCAGAATGACGATTGAAACCATGAAACGACGATTCCTCCATCTGATGATCATTAACTCACTTGGTACGGGAACACTCATGGGCATGCTTGTTGATGGAAAAATCAAATACGGATTAATTCATTCATTAATTTTAACAGCTGTATCGATAGTATTCTTCGCAGTACTCATACTATAA
- a CDS encoding YegP family protein: MVALIEYWQSEEDGQWYFHLKAPYDGIIVQSVGYQSEEDCLIGIE; this comes from the coding sequence ATGGTAGCGCTCATTGAATACTGGCAATCTGAAGAAGACGGACAGTGGTATTTTCACCTCAAAGCACCCTACGACGGCATTATCGTCCAAAGCGTAGGATATCAAAGCGAAGAAGATTGCCTTATAGGTATTGAATAA
- a CDS encoding YegP family protein: protein MMKHLRKSDKTVKKPRFEYGCFREDEWIFQLKAADGSLLLQSDPYTSEEDCLVAIEHIKMNSCLAHIVRVQSLEQY, encoded by the coding sequence ATGATGAAACATTTGAGAAAATCTGATAAAACCGTAAAAAAACCACGATTTGAATATGGTTGTTTTCGTGAGGATGAATGGATTTTTCAATTAAAAGCTGCTGATGGTTCGTTGTTACTGCAGAGTGATCCATATACATCAGAAGAAGATTGCCTTGTTGCAATTGAACATATTAAGATGAATAGTTGTTTAGCGCATATAGTTCGGGTTCAGTCACTTGAACAATATTAA
- a CDS encoding SpoIIE family protein phosphatase, whose protein sequence is MITMYYHVVSEKGTKRPENEDSYIIEQNNNYILFAIADGVGGLPGGKKASTTALQSFQSILKTHTSIDLLNSIEQVHRSILMEGEKQQKQMATTIVACLIDRTSGKALITHVGDSRAYIIDDTIWKTKDHTLVQELVDLGIITEEQALTHPERHRITQALGITQQLHLQLHRKLINDSILLLCSDGLSDFVPDAELAAIARGYEPKEACQKLVEKARKNGSTDDITVLIAHIKNQQKNNFF, encoded by the coding sequence ATGATAACTATGTACTATCATGTGGTTTCTGAAAAAGGAACAAAACGACCAGAAAATGAAGATAGCTATATCATTGAACAAAATAACAACTACATTTTGTTTGCTATTGCAGATGGTGTCGGCGGATTACCCGGGGGAAAAAAAGCAAGTACTACTGCACTCCAAAGCTTTCAGAGCATTCTAAAAACACATACATCAATAGATTTACTCAACTCAATTGAACAAGTTCATCGATCAATTCTCATGGAAGGAGAAAAACAACAAAAACAAATGGCAACCACTATTGTAGCATGTCTCATTGACCGAACATCAGGAAAAGCATTGATAACTCATGTCGGCGATAGCCGAGCATACATCATCGACGACACCATATGGAAAACCAAAGATCATACTCTTGTTCAGGAACTTGTTGATCTTGGCATCATTACTGAAGAGCAAGCTCTCACCCATCCTGAACGACACCGGATCACGCAAGCATTAGGAATCACCCAACAATTACATCTACAACTTCACAGAAAACTCATTAACGACTCGATACTTCTCCTGTGTTCAGATGGACTCAGTGACTTTGTCCCTGATGCAGAACTTGCGGCAATCGCACGAGGGTACGAACCAAAAGAAGCATGTCAAAAACTCGTTGAAAAAGCACGAAAAAACGGGAGTACCGATGATATCACTGTTCTAATAGCACATATCAAAAACCAACAAAAAAATAATTTTTTTTAA